In Paeniglutamicibacter kerguelensis, one genomic interval encodes:
- a CDS encoding DedA family protein — MDWLRDAPFGWAYAFLFLLAMARANTTYWLGRGIAAGVKHTRFQHLMTGPIYQRAERFIQRWGIFAIPLSFMTVGIQTAVNASAGVARMPLARYIPSVIVGCLIWATIYSTVGMAVIYAWIALGWQWIVAGALVVAIVTFTWIRYRRQDG; from the coding sequence ATGGACTGGTTACGAGATGCACCCTTTGGTTGGGCTTATGCATTTCTGTTCCTGTTGGCCATGGCGCGGGCCAACACCACTTATTGGCTCGGCCGCGGCATCGCCGCCGGCGTGAAACACACTAGATTCCAGCACCTGATGACCGGCCCGATCTACCAGCGCGCCGAACGATTCATCCAAAGGTGGGGAATCTTCGCCATCCCGCTCTCATTCATGACGGTGGGAATCCAGACCGCGGTCAACGCCAGCGCCGGGGTGGCCCGCATGCCCCTGGCCAGGTACATCCCTTCGGTCATCGTCGGTTGCCTCATCTGGGCCACCATATATTCCACCGTGGGAATGGCAGTCATCTACGCGTGGATCGCCTTGGGTTGGCAGTGGATTGTCGCAGGTGCGCTGGTCGTGGCCATCGTGACCTTCACCTGGATCCGCTACCGCCGGCAAGACGGCTAA
- a CDS encoding GuaB1 family IMP dehydrogenase-related protein, translating to MKFLNDAQPAHDLTYSDTFMVPSRSAVASRSGVDLVTPDRVGTTIPLVVSNMTAVAGKRMAETVARRGGIAILPQDISLAAIQDMVSKVKRAHTVFETPITVNVNDSVSTAMALLGKRSHGAAVVLDGHRPVGIIAEKDCLEVDRFTPIHQVMTTEIVTVNQDADLDSVFDTLTTRHLGMVPVLNGEHLAGVLTRKGVLRSSMYTPAIDPDGRLMVGAAVGINGDVHAKTLALLEAGVDVIVVDTAHGHQEKMIEALPLVVAARDEFAQRTGRRLQIAAGNVVSSAGTRDLMAAGADILKVGVGPGAMCTTRMMTGVGRPQFSAVLECATAAQELGAEVWADGGVKYPRDVALALAAGAASVMIGSWFAGTYESAGDLASDGQGRLYKESFGMASARAVQQRTRHQSAFERARASLFEEGISHSRMYLDPQRPGVEDLIDSIISGVRSSFSYAGASSIAEFRERVIVGIQSAAGYDEGRPRDTSW from the coding sequence GTGAAATTTCTCAATGACGCACAACCTGCCCATGACCTGACCTACAGTGACACGTTCATGGTCCCGTCCCGTTCAGCGGTGGCCTCGCGCAGCGGCGTGGATCTCGTGACCCCGGATCGCGTGGGGACCACGATCCCGCTGGTCGTGTCCAACATGACCGCGGTGGCCGGAAAGCGCATGGCCGAAACCGTAGCCCGACGCGGCGGCATCGCCATCCTGCCGCAGGATATCTCGCTTGCGGCGATCCAAGACATGGTTTCCAAGGTGAAGCGGGCGCATACCGTCTTCGAGACCCCCATTACCGTCAACGTCAACGACAGTGTTTCAACGGCCATGGCATTGCTTGGCAAGCGCTCCCACGGCGCGGCCGTCGTGTTGGACGGCCATCGTCCGGTTGGAATCATCGCCGAGAAAGATTGCCTTGAGGTGGACCGCTTCACCCCGATCCATCAGGTCATGACAACCGAAATCGTCACGGTTAATCAGGATGCCGATCTGGATTCGGTTTTTGACACTCTCACCACCCGGCATCTGGGCATGGTGCCGGTGCTCAATGGCGAGCATCTGGCCGGAGTACTCACCCGCAAGGGAGTGCTCCGTTCCTCCATGTACACCCCGGCCATCGATCCGGACGGGCGCCTCATGGTCGGTGCTGCCGTGGGCATCAATGGCGACGTTCATGCGAAGACACTCGCGTTGCTCGAAGCCGGCGTGGACGTCATCGTCGTGGATACGGCCCACGGCCATCAGGAAAAGATGATCGAAGCGCTTCCCCTGGTGGTTGCCGCACGTGATGAGTTTGCCCAGCGAACCGGCCGACGCCTGCAGATCGCCGCCGGAAACGTTGTCTCCTCAGCCGGCACCAGGGACCTGATGGCCGCGGGCGCAGACATCTTGAAGGTCGGCGTTGGCCCCGGCGCCATGTGCACCACCCGCATGATGACGGGAGTCGGGCGGCCCCAGTTCTCGGCGGTGCTGGAGTGCGCAACCGCCGCCCAAGAGCTTGGTGCCGAGGTCTGGGCCGACGGCGGCGTGAAGTACCCGCGCGATGTCGCACTGGCACTGGCTGCCGGCGCGGCATCGGTCATGATTGGTTCATGGTTTGCAGGTACCTACGAATCCGCGGGCGACCTGGCCAGCGACGGGCAAGGCCGCCTCTACAAGGAGAGTTTCGGAATGGCCTCGGCGCGTGCCGTCCAGCAGCGCACCCGACACCAGTCCGCATTCGAACGGGCCCGGGCCTCGCTCTTTGAGGAAGGCATTTCGCATTCGCGGATGTACCTGGACCCACAGCGTCCCGGCGTGGAAGACCTGATCGATTCCATCATTTCCGGGGTGCGCTCATCCTTCAGCTACGCGGGGGCCTCGTCCATTGCGGAGTTCCGTGAACGCGTGATCGTGGGCATCCAGTCGGCAGCCGGCTACGACGAGGGACGCCCGCGCGACACTTCGTGGTGA
- a CDS encoding Lrp/AsnC family transcriptional regulator, producing the protein MAITAKNLRPTNPVELDDIDRGLLRMLTENARRTNNSLAEELGIAPSTCLARLNALRSAGVIRRFTLEIDPVVLGHALEALIFVKIRPGARHLMSTFAEEMRAKPGVTQLFFLGGADDFLIHVAVRDSNDVRQFVLDNLSANPAVATTQTSLVFEHSQGAVPWL; encoded by the coding sequence GTGGCCATTACAGCAAAGAATCTTCGGCCGACCAATCCGGTCGAACTGGACGACATCGACCGCGGGTTGCTGCGCATGCTCACCGAAAACGCGCGCCGCACCAACAACTCCTTGGCAGAGGAACTGGGCATAGCCCCCTCAACGTGCCTGGCACGACTCAACGCCCTGCGCTCCGCCGGGGTCATCCGCCGTTTCACCCTGGAAATCGATCCGGTCGTCTTGGGCCACGCCCTCGAAGCGCTGATTTTTGTGAAGATCCGTCCGGGCGCCCGGCACCTGATGTCGACCTTCGCCGAGGAAATGCGGGCCAAGCCGGGCGTCACCCAGCTGTTTTTTCTGGGCGGCGCCGACGACTTCCTGATCCATGTTGCGGTGCGGGATTCAAACGACGTGCGTCAGTTTGTGCTCGACAATCTCTCGGCAAACCCCGCTGTGGCAACCACCCAGACGTCGTTGGTGTTCGAACACAGCCAGGGCGCAGTGCCCTGGCTGTGA
- a CDS encoding MFS transporter has translation MPTEDGLTGTLPEALRAPTKKVSRGWITSVVLVNLGINIVIFAPLNILLGLQATAIDAGNKEAILSLVTACGAAVALVSNPLFGALSDRTVSKMGRRSPWILAGAILGAASLLMLSGATTVGLMLIGWCALQAAVNAAYSTVTAAVPDRVPLAKRGSVGGLAAMGQTVGILLGAVVGFVISGNVAVGYMICAVALVVSVIPYVLRPNDPQLPKEYRTPFKLGEFARGFWINPAKHPDFGWAWLTRLMMNTGNQMTIVYLLFFLTDVVKHPDPAAGVLVLTGTYAVMVIISAVIFGPLSDKSGKRKVYVIFSSVVVACSALILAVSQNFLGAILGAAVLGFGFGAYLAVDFALLTQVLPSARARAKDMGVINIANSLPQVIAPALAFFAVTVLGSYTALFVVAACIGLVGALLVRNIRSVP, from the coding sequence AAGCGCTGCGAGCACCCACGAAAAAGGTCTCCCGCGGGTGGATCACCTCGGTGGTGCTGGTCAACCTGGGCATCAATATTGTCATCTTTGCGCCATTGAATATCCTGCTGGGGTTGCAGGCGACTGCCATTGACGCAGGAAACAAGGAAGCAATCCTGTCATTGGTGACCGCCTGCGGTGCAGCCGTGGCGCTTGTCTCAAATCCTCTCTTCGGGGCACTGTCGGACCGCACCGTTTCCAAAATGGGGCGCCGCTCTCCGTGGATTCTTGCCGGTGCCATTCTTGGTGCAGCTTCGTTGTTGATGCTCTCCGGCGCCACGACAGTGGGACTGATGCTCATTGGTTGGTGCGCACTGCAGGCCGCGGTCAACGCGGCATATTCGACGGTGACCGCCGCGGTTCCCGATCGTGTTCCATTGGCCAAACGGGGGTCCGTTGGCGGATTGGCCGCGATGGGCCAGACGGTCGGCATTCTTCTCGGTGCCGTGGTCGGATTCGTGATTTCTGGCAATGTCGCCGTTGGTTACATGATTTGCGCCGTGGCATTGGTTGTTTCGGTTATCCCCTACGTGCTGCGACCGAATGATCCGCAGCTGCCCAAGGAATACCGGACACCGTTCAAGCTGGGCGAATTCGCCAGGGGCTTCTGGATCAACCCTGCCAAGCACCCGGACTTCGGTTGGGCCTGGTTGACCCGCTTGATGATGAACACCGGCAACCAAATGACCATCGTTTACCTTCTATTTTTCCTCACCGATGTGGTCAAGCATCCGGATCCGGCGGCTGGCGTACTGGTTCTGACTGGTACATATGCCGTGATGGTGATCATTAGCGCCGTGATTTTTGGACCGTTGAGCGACAAGAGCGGCAAGCGCAAAGTCTACGTTATTTTCTCTTCGGTGGTGGTGGCCTGCTCGGCGCTGATCCTTGCGGTTTCCCAGAATTTCCTCGGAGCGATTCTTGGTGCGGCGGTTCTCGGGTTCGGCTTTGGCGCCTACCTGGCCGTTGACTTTGCCTTGCTGACCCAGGTTTTACCGTCGGCGCGTGCGCGGGCCAAGGACATGGGCGTCATCAATATCGCCAATTCCCTGCCGCAGGTCATTGCCCCGGCGCTGGCGTTCTTCGCCGTGACGGTTCTCGGAAGCTACACGGCGTTGTTTGTCGTCGCGGCGTGCATCGGGTTGGTCGGTGCGCTTCTCGTGCGCAACATCCGTTCGGTTCCCTGA
- a CDS encoding DUF1540 domain-containing protein translates to MTVSVPVAECAVANCSFNDHSHCGASGITIGGNEDHAQCATFIDTGVHGGLPKVLASVGACQRSECSHNDHLMCAAKEVRVGPGADNADCLTYEHKL, encoded by the coding sequence ATGACTGTTTCTGTCCCCGTCGCCGAATGCGCCGTGGCAAATTGTTCGTTCAATGATCATTCGCATTGCGGTGCCTCTGGAATCACCATCGGCGGCAATGAGGACCATGCCCAGTGCGCCACGTTTATTGACACCGGCGTCCATGGCGGTTTGCCGAAGGTCCTGGCTTCGGTTGGTGCCTGTCAGCGCTCCGAATGCTCACACAATGATCACCTCATGTGTGCTGCCAAAGAGGTTCGCGTTGGTCCTGGTGCGGACAATGCCGACTGCCTGACATATGAGCACAAGCTCTGA